A stretch of Leptospira hartskeerlii DNA encodes these proteins:
- a CDS encoding DUF1569 domain-containing protein, with protein MSDPNFSRKKFIQKAVAVGILTSSASVLRSCSNAPAGVKERGLQFSNFSEVNTELEKILNSKTIVPYGEWSPSQILLHCAQSIYYSIKGYPENKSEVFQNTLGKIAFWNFSRKGKMSHDLNAPIPGADILQSGVSLSDSILELKKAISAFSNYTGEFAPHFAYGKLTKQEYELAHAMHIANHLDYINLG; from the coding sequence ATGTCGGATCCTAATTTTTCCAGAAAAAAATTTATTCAAAAAGCTGTCGCTGTTGGAATTCTCACAAGCTCTGCATCTGTATTAAGATCCTGTTCGAATGCCCCGGCGGGTGTAAAAGAAAGAGGACTTCAATTTTCTAATTTTTCAGAAGTAAATACGGAGTTAGAAAAAATACTTAACTCTAAAACAATCGTTCCATATGGAGAATGGAGTCCGAGCCAAATCCTCCTACATTGCGCTCAAAGTATTTATTATTCTATTAAAGGTTATCCTGAAAATAAATCCGAAGTTTTCCAAAACACTTTAGGGAAGATCGCATTCTGGAATTTTTCCAGAAAAGGAAAAATGTCTCACGACTTGAACGCTCCTATCCCTGGCGCAGATATTTTACAATCAGGCGTTTCTCTTTCAGACAGTATTCTTGAATTGAAAAAGGCGATCTCGGCATTCTCTAATTATACTGGAGAATTTGCTCCTCACTTTGCTTACGGAAAATTGACTAAGCAAGAATATGAGCTCGCTCATGCAATGCATATCGCAAATCATTTAGATTACATAAACTTAGGTTAA
- the hpt gene encoding hypoxanthine phosphoribosyltransferase: MKNNTSNFHNIRFKTLFSEEMISARVKELGLQIANDYVERNPIFVCILRGGIYFFSDLTKAVPIPIELDFMQAKSYVGTESSGNIELIKDLDSDISGRDVLIVEDIVDTGRTLKFLISHILSKKPKSLEVAALLFKEGGEAVGYPIKYIGWKIGKEFVIGYGLDYDGKFRNLPGVFLYSEE; the protein is encoded by the coding sequence ATGAAGAATAATACTTCAAATTTTCATAATATACGTTTTAAGACCTTGTTCAGTGAGGAAATGATCTCCGCGAGAGTCAAGGAACTTGGCCTACAGATCGCAAACGACTACGTAGAAAGAAATCCAATTTTCGTATGTATCTTAAGAGGTGGAATTTACTTTTTCTCTGATTTAACCAAAGCGGTTCCAATCCCTATCGAATTGGATTTTATGCAGGCAAAATCATATGTAGGAACAGAATCTTCCGGAAACATAGAATTGATCAAAGACTTGGATTCAGACATCTCTGGCAGAGATGTCTTAATTGTAGAAGATATCGTGGATACCGGCCGCACACTGAAATTTTTGATCTCTCATATTCTATCGAAAAAGCCCAAATCTCTTGAAGTAGCTGCCCTATTATTCAAAGAAGGTGGAGAGGCTGTTGGATATCCAATTAAATACATTGGCTGGAAGATCGGTAAAGAATTCGTGATCGGATATGGCCTGGATTACGACGGCAAATTCAGAAATCTACCTGGAGTATTTCTCTATTCGGAAGAATGA
- a CDS encoding SixA phosphatase family protein, giving the protein MKEIHLIRHSKSDWSDTHLKDKERPLSKRGRKNARFLGKYVKKVSFVTDVALVSPSLRTSETWKILQSFQNITKDTKIISEIYEAEYSDLLRILRGLSSKISNVVLIGHNPGMEDLANYLLMGNNPDSIFEKFPTSSFISLITDQKDWADLGRQSCRLKRFWIP; this is encoded by the coding sequence TTGAAAGAGATTCATCTCATCAGACATTCTAAATCCGATTGGAGCGATACTCATTTAAAGGATAAGGAACGTCCTTTATCTAAGAGAGGTCGCAAAAACGCACGATTTTTAGGAAAATATGTGAAGAAGGTTTCCTTTGTTACGGATGTCGCCCTTGTTTCGCCATCGCTCCGAACTTCTGAAACTTGGAAAATATTACAAAGTTTTCAGAATATTACAAAGGACACTAAGATTATAAGTGAAATATATGAGGCGGAATATTCCGACTTACTTAGGATCTTAAGAGGTCTATCTTCTAAAATTAGTAATGTAGTTTTAATAGGTCATAATCCCGGAATGGAAGACCTTGCAAATTATTTACTAATGGGAAATAATCCTGATTCTATTTTCGAAAAATTTCCCACTTCTTCTTTTATAAGTTTAATAACAGATCAAAAAGATTGGGCGGATCTGGGAAGGCAAAGTTGTAGGCTCAAAAGGTTTTGGATCCCATGA
- a CDS encoding quinone-dependent dihydroorotate dehydrogenase, producing the protein MNSEWKQWVYEKTAKPFFLSIHPESAHYLAQNLLGLSKKLPFVFPVLESLMTYSSDRLKTKVAGIEFTNPVGLGAGFDKTGELYPFLSRLGFGSIEIGTITGQAQPGNPKPRIFRYSEDEALINRMGFNNPGADAAEETIRKQKKNCVRGINVGKTKIVSEENAVDDYVYSLKKLTPHADYAVINISSPNTPGLRNFQKKENFIKLMDGIRGGLGGKFAIPTFVKFAPDMEKEELKGLLELLPDSKLSGVILTNTTIDKSVLSRYPNVEKEGGVSGKPLRQRSTEFVRYAYSILKGSLPIIGVGGINSGEAALEKILAGADLVQLYTGYVYNGPFLPVRILEYLDGVLKQTGARSIGDLVGKDKI; encoded by the coding sequence ATGAATTCAGAATGGAAACAATGGGTTTATGAAAAAACCGCAAAACCTTTCTTCTTAAGCATTCATCCGGAATCCGCTCACTACTTGGCCCAAAATTTACTTGGGCTTTCTAAGAAACTTCCGTTTGTGTTTCCTGTTTTGGAATCACTCATGACTTATTCCAGTGATCGTTTGAAAACAAAGGTCGCAGGAATTGAATTCACAAATCCAGTCGGATTAGGCGCCGGTTTTGATAAGACTGGAGAATTGTATCCGTTTCTTTCTCGATTGGGTTTCGGTTCGATTGAGATCGGAACGATCACCGGTCAAGCCCAACCAGGAAATCCAAAGCCGAGAATTTTCAGATATTCGGAAGACGAAGCTTTGATCAATCGAATGGGATTTAATAATCCTGGAGCGGATGCTGCAGAGGAAACAATTCGAAAGCAGAAAAAGAACTGTGTAAGAGGGATTAACGTAGGCAAAACAAAAATTGTCTCCGAAGAGAATGCAGTAGATGATTATGTATATTCTTTAAAAAAACTTACACCCCATGCGGATTATGCGGTGATTAATATATCTTCTCCAAATACTCCTGGTCTTAGAAATTTCCAAAAGAAGGAAAATTTTATTAAACTGATGGATGGGATTAGAGGTGGCTTAGGTGGAAAATTTGCAATCCCTACTTTTGTAAAGTTTGCCCCGGACATGGAAAAAGAAGAATTAAAAGGTCTGTTGGAGCTCTTACCGGATTCTAAATTATCAGGTGTTATTCTAACCAACACTACTATAGATAAATCAGTCTTATCCAGATATCCAAATGTAGAAAAGGAAGGTGGAGTTTCCGGAAAACCACTCCGCCAAAGATCTACCGAGTTTGTAAGATATGCTTACTCTATCTTAAAAGGAAGTCTTCCTATCATAGGAGTTGGCGGGATCAATTCGGGAGAAGCCGCCTTGGAAAAAATATTAGCAGGCGCGGACCTAGTGCAATTATATACAGGTTATGTATACAATGGACCATTCTTGCCAGTTAGAATATTAGAATATTTAGATGGAGTTCTGAAGCAAACAGGAGCGAGATCTATTGGCGATTTAGTAGGAAAGGATAAGATCTGA
- a CDS encoding ABC transporter permease yields MKQIYHLVTIQLKEFYREPGILFWAFIFPIAIAGVLGIAFTTKGVPQTRVAIISSSYDASGLSAKIEKAFSNSSDGNSSGLGVIIPQLLTEEDAIKALKRGEINLLVREDEKGNLEFSFDPSNANAQRDYLLLSNALLTMQGKEQVSSSIRKLDSKGTRYIDYLVPGMLAMGVMNSCLWGVGWNLIEMRMKKLLRRMSATPMNKLAFVMSFFFTRIFVTTVESIIFLTFTFTVFENAFFGSIPAALLIFLTGNFVFACIGIFVGSRAQSAQVGNGLVNAFTFPMMVLSGIFFSYKNFPDIVLPFIKHLPLTLVADSLRAVFIEGAGLAEIVYPCVFMVGIGFFFLGVGLRIFRWS; encoded by the coding sequence ATGAAACAAATCTATCATTTAGTTACGATTCAATTAAAAGAATTTTATAGAGAACCCGGAATTTTGTTCTGGGCATTCATATTTCCGATTGCGATCGCAGGTGTATTAGGAATTGCATTCACTACTAAGGGAGTACCTCAAACCCGAGTTGCAATCATTTCTTCTTCATATGATGCAAGTGGACTTTCTGCAAAGATTGAAAAAGCATTTTCTAATTCTTCCGATGGTAATTCGAGCGGATTAGGGGTGATTATTCCTCAGCTACTTACGGAAGAAGATGCGATCAAAGCTCTCAAAAGAGGAGAGATCAATCTTTTAGTAAGAGAAGATGAAAAAGGAAATTTAGAATTTTCTTTTGATCCGAGTAACGCAAACGCGCAGAGAGATTATCTTTTGCTTTCAAATGCTCTTTTGACCATGCAAGGAAAAGAGCAGGTTAGTTCCAGCATCCGAAAACTAGATTCAAAAGGTACAAGATACATTGACTATCTCGTTCCTGGAATGCTTGCCATGGGAGTGATGAACTCTTGTCTTTGGGGAGTCGGTTGGAATCTAATTGAGATGAGGATGAAAAAACTTTTAAGAAGAATGTCTGCGACTCCAATGAACAAGTTGGCGTTCGTAATGTCTTTCTTCTTCACTCGTATCTTTGTCACTACTGTAGAATCGATCATCTTCTTAACATTTACATTTACCGTTTTTGAAAATGCGTTTTTCGGTTCTATTCCTGCGGCACTTTTGATCTTTCTGACCGGAAATTTCGTATTTGCATGTATTGGGATCTTTGTGGGCTCTAGAGCTCAAAGCGCTCAAGTCGGGAACGGGCTCGTGAACGCATTCACATTCCCGATGATGGTTTTATCCGGGATCTTCTTCAGTTATAAAAACTTTCCCGATATAGTGCTTCCTTTTATAAAACATCTACCTTTAACTTTGGTGGCTGATTCTTTACGAGCTGTATTTATAGAAGGAGCCGGGCTTGCGGAAATAGTTTACCCTTGCGTGTTTATGGTCGGGATCGGATTTTTCTTCTTGGGTGTTGGGCTTCGTATATTTCGCTGGTCTTAA
- a CDS encoding ABC transporter ATP-binding protein — translation MDKIQNPIISVSNVTKKFKDVTAVSDLSLEIKKGEFVGLLGPNGAGKTTLIEMLEGIQFPDSGKIQILGTSWKESETFLRSNIGLALQETRFMDRATVWETLKLFGSFYKAPESRLHEILELTRLTEKNKSFVNSLSGGQRQRLALGVSIMNKPEILFLDEPTTGLDPGARRDIWKILEDLRAYGTTMILTTHYMEEAEVLCERIIVMDKGRILDQGTLSHLLGKLGGGEIVRFSLENGTDPSGYLPEKGKFKFSWNSDTKEGRIYVERITDYLPSMLDSFSKAGIILKELECHKKTLDDLFLSMTGRGLEE, via the coding sequence GTGGATAAAATTCAAAACCCGATCATATCGGTATCTAATGTAACAAAAAAATTCAAAGATGTAACCGCCGTTAGCGATCTCTCTCTTGAAATTAAAAAGGGAGAGTTTGTAGGTCTGCTTGGGCCAAACGGAGCGGGTAAAACAACACTGATCGAAATGTTGGAAGGGATCCAATTTCCTGATTCAGGAAAGATCCAAATTTTAGGCACAAGTTGGAAAGAGAGTGAAACTTTTTTAAGAAGTAATATTGGTCTCGCTCTGCAAGAAACCAGATTTATGGATAGAGCTACAGTTTGGGAAACTCTGAAATTATTCGGAAGTTTTTATAAAGCGCCTGAATCCAGACTTCATGAAATTTTAGAACTCACCAGACTTACTGAAAAGAATAAATCCTTCGTAAACAGTTTATCTGGCGGCCAAAGACAAAGATTGGCATTAGGTGTTTCTATCATGAATAAACCGGAAATTCTTTTTTTAGATGAGCCAACTACTGGCTTAGATCCGGGTGCCAGAAGAGATATCTGGAAAATTCTAGAGGATCTAAGAGCTTACGGAACTACAATGATCCTCACTACACATTATATGGAAGAAGCAGAAGTTTTATGTGAAAGGATTATCGTGATGGATAAGGGGAGGATTTTAGACCAAGGGACTTTATCTCACCTTTTAGGAAAACTTGGCGGTGGAGAAATTGTTCGTTTCTCTTTAGAAAATGGAACAGATCCAAGTGGCTATCTTCCTGAAAAAGGAAAATTCAAATTCAGTTGGAATTCCGACACAAAAGAAGGAAGGATCTATGTGGAAAGAATTACGGATTATCTTCCTTCCATGTTGGATTCTTTTTCTAAAGCGGGGATCATTTTAAAAGAACTGGAATGTCATAAAAAGACGTTAGACGACTTATTCCTTTCCATGACCGGAAGAGGGTTGGAAGAATGA
- a CDS encoding patatin-like phospholipase family protein, whose amino-acid sequence MPIIDEYELPSKKSDPGSKFNEVLQGIWLEDEICFAIAGGGCKAFYGLGFGHELKTWGLKLRQVSGVSAGAAMVLSLLCETEEESVSFFERIVRKNPRNFYFTRLFNGEKAFPHEDMYRRTIRFGMDFEKVIRSGAKVFIHTIKAFPKDDSNKNTFRLARLIAETGKAFLEDERDRNKGLYTERTFRVLRNWNMKEVLFTEADFRDPSVIEQIIMNSSSIPPIVSFQNHGKEYYLDGGLTNNLLLEAFPPNAKIIGIHYEPTTIVGKDPHLLDRCFLVTPSKPLPITSFDYTNAKGVREAYEMGKSDALKKKDLILEYLKKDWVKKAEKLRKN is encoded by the coding sequence ATGCCTATCATAGACGAATATGAACTTCCTTCTAAAAAGTCCGACCCTGGATCTAAATTTAACGAGGTCCTGCAAGGAATTTGGTTAGAAGACGAGATTTGTTTTGCGATTGCAGGTGGCGGTTGTAAGGCATTTTACGGTTTGGGCTTCGGCCATGAATTAAAAACATGGGGGTTAAAACTCAGACAAGTTTCAGGAGTTTCCGCGGGTGCTGCGATGGTGCTTTCTTTACTTTGTGAAACGGAAGAAGAATCAGTTTCCTTTTTTGAAAGAATAGTACGAAAGAATCCTCGCAATTTTTATTTCACTCGTTTATTCAACGGAGAAAAGGCGTTCCCTCATGAGGATATGTATCGTAGAACAATTCGATTCGGAATGGACTTCGAAAAGGTCATTCGTTCCGGTGCAAAAGTTTTTATTCATACGATCAAAGCGTTCCCAAAAGACGATTCCAATAAGAACACATTCAGACTTGCAAGACTGATCGCAGAAACAGGAAAAGCATTTTTAGAAGACGAAAGAGATCGTAACAAAGGACTTTATACGGAAAGAACATTTCGTGTTTTAAGAAATTGGAATATGAAAGAAGTCCTTTTTACGGAAGCGGATTTCAGAGATCCTAGTGTAATCGAACAGATCATTATGAATTCTTCTTCTATTCCTCCTATTGTTTCTTTTCAGAACCACGGAAAAGAATATTATTTGGATGGAGGTCTTACCAATAACTTACTTTTGGAAGCATTTCCTCCAAATGCAAAAATTATAGGAATACATTATGAACCGACTACGATCGTCGGAAAAGATCCTCATTTATTAGATCGTTGTTTTTTGGTAACTCCTTCTAAACCTTTGCCTATCACTTCTTTCGATTACACGAATGCAAAAGGAGTGAGAGAAGCTTATGAGATGGGAAAATCGGACGCCTTAAAGAAGAAGGATCTGATCTTAGAATATCTCAAGAAAGATTGGGTGAAAAAAGCGGAAAAGCTGCGTAAGAATTAA
- a CDS encoding class I SAM-dependent RNA methyltransferase: MSTEKNRREISGLVAEKWANLGTCISHAENKTVFVKGAIPGETVLIRTDKENSKLIWGTVVSTEKNSTLRIESDCSAFPECGGCSYRHIPYQEELQIKKSLLQDSFLYVSKLDPSQIPEIKILSGPSNGYRNTAQIKIEFKKGKTNAGFYKENSNSLVLFPKEGCKHLPSEMNEYVRKNLGNKKTFSRKGDWRLRYSSGEILEYDKKEVKIGPYLPEKIEWSIPAEGFTQVNRFLLEEWMLKIRTWIPKDCGPVLEFYSGAGLISLAIGHLVSRLSGYELSNSSVKAAEKNAKNVGYSHLEFHTLDLNSSLPKKLDSFGAKLCILNPPRAGASSSLLDFLDGSRPSRVIYSSCNPSTLARDLGTLKNSGYKPKEIVLTDFFPRTKHFEVLVLLDL, from the coding sequence ATGAGTACGGAAAAGAACCGTAGAGAAATTTCAGGATTGGTCGCTGAGAAATGGGCGAATCTTGGAACTTGTATTTCTCATGCGGAGAATAAAACCGTTTTCGTAAAAGGTGCTATTCCGGGAGAAACAGTTCTGATCAGAACTGATAAAGAAAATTCTAAACTGATTTGGGGGACTGTTGTATCTACTGAAAAAAATTCTACCCTTCGAATTGAGTCTGATTGTTCTGCATTTCCCGAATGTGGAGGCTGTTCTTATCGTCATATTCCGTATCAGGAAGAACTTCAGATCAAAAAATCTCTTTTACAGGATTCATTTTTATATGTTTCTAAATTGGATCCTTCTCAAATTCCTGAAATCAAAATTTTAAGCGGACCTTCTAACGGTTATCGCAACACCGCGCAGATCAAAATTGAATTCAAAAAGGGAAAAACGAACGCAGGATTTTATAAGGAAAATTCAAACTCCTTGGTTTTGTTTCCTAAAGAAGGTTGTAAACATCTTCCTTCTGAGATGAACGAGTATGTTCGAAAGAATTTAGGAAATAAGAAAACATTTTCTAGAAAGGGAGATTGGAGGCTTCGATATTCTTCCGGAGAAATTTTGGAATATGATAAAAAAGAAGTAAAGATAGGTCCTTATCTTCCTGAAAAAATAGAATGGTCCATTCCAGCTGAGGGTTTTACGCAAGTGAACCGTTTTCTTTTGGAAGAATGGATGCTAAAGATCCGTACTTGGATCCCTAAAGATTGCGGACCTGTATTAGAATTTTATTCTGGAGCCGGGCTGATCAGTTTGGCGATCGGTCATTTGGTAAGTCGTCTTTCCGGTTACGAATTGTCCAATTCTTCCGTAAAAGCAGCAGAGAAAAATGCGAAGAACGTGGGATATTCTCACTTAGAGTTCCACACATTGGATCTGAATTCTTCTTTGCCTAAAAAATTGGATTCTTTCGGCGCAAAACTATGTATTCTAAATCCACCGAGAGCCGGGGCGTCTTCTTCCTTATTAGATTTTTTGGATGGATCTAGGCCTTCTCGCGTTATTTATTCTAGCTGTAACCCGAGCACCTTGGCAAGAGATCTTGGGACCTTAAAAAATTCTGGATATAAACCGAAGGAAATTGTTCTTACTGATTTTTTTCCAAGAACCAAACATTTCGAGGTCCTGGTTCTTTTAGATCTTTGA
- a CDS encoding DUF4870 domain-containing protein — translation MSDQRFNTREFLEETKRLLEGEEYPNLFAAISYIPFLGWVIPWFFRKKQEICKFHALQAIKLNLGFVFLYLVVWFLREFPILSTILKWIHANPVVTDFISYVAWLALLGYGILGALQAYQGKLFVLPLFPEIENEVRKILSKIRGTQG, via the coding sequence ATGTCCGACCAGAGATTCAACACCCGGGAATTCTTGGAAGAGACCAAGCGATTGTTAGAAGGGGAAGAATATCCCAATCTATTCGCTGCCATTTCTTATATTCCTTTTTTAGGATGGGTCATTCCTTGGTTTTTTAGAAAAAAACAGGAAATTTGCAAGTTTCATGCGCTCCAAGCAATCAAGTTAAATCTAGGATTCGTATTTTTATACTTGGTAGTTTGGTTCTTAAGAGAGTTCCCTATTTTAAGCACTATTTTAAAATGGATTCATGCGAATCCGGTCGTAACCGACTTTATCAGCTATGTCGCATGGTTGGCTTTACTCGGTTACGGAATTTTAGGAGCCTTGCAAGCTTACCAAGGCAAACTGTTCGTATTACCATTATTCCCGGAAATAGAGAATGAAGTTCGAAAAATACTCAGCAAAATTAGAGGAACTCAAGGCTAA
- a CDS encoding WbuC family cupin fold metalloprotein codes for MSRPDKLLIDQELFDKLLPVAFSSARGRTNHNFHELIEPYQRFLNVLTKDTYVQAHRHKNPPKPETFLVIKGKLGFILFEEDGKVTDKHILSSDGPIYGIDILPGVYHTLVCLSESCICFEGKSGPYDPATDKEFATWAPPENSEGKTQYLDFLRSLF; via the coding sequence TTGTCACGGCCGGATAAATTACTCATCGATCAGGAGTTATTCGATAAACTCCTTCCAGTTGCTTTCTCTTCCGCTAGAGGAAGAACCAATCACAACTTCCACGAACTAATAGAACCGTACCAAAGGTTTCTGAACGTACTTACCAAAGACACTTACGTCCAAGCTCATCGTCACAAAAATCCTCCTAAACCTGAGACCTTTCTAGTAATAAAAGGAAAACTAGGCTTCATACTATTCGAAGAAGATGGTAAAGTAACCGACAAACATATCCTAAGCTCGGACGGACCGATCTATGGGATAGATATTCTTCCGGGAGTCTATCATACATTAGTCTGTCTTTCGGAAAGCTGTATCTGCTTCGAAGGAAAATCAGGACCTTACGATCCGGCGACAGACAAAGAGTTCGCCACTTGGGCTCCACCGGAGAACAGTGAAGGCAAAACTCAATATCTGGATTTTCTCAGATCTCTTTTCTAA
- a CDS encoding lysophospholipid acyltransferase family protein has product MEKEAKAYLRIKNFVAPFIGLAVNISAYGTENIVTNGKIILTCNHRSDMDPFILSYTFPRFISWIAAEYTFRIPIFRDLAKIAGGIPMSIDGNISLGSIKMIQQVFKKGETLGIFPEGHDYMVKNDFKSGMVDFHSGFAAFSIRNKVDILPSVIIPVEESYSDIPIPPIVRSFMGMPKEVCDIKKRAIYKKVKVIYGEKVDHREFLSGSLEENMKQLSDVVRTRMIALQEGQYAEA; this is encoded by the coding sequence GTGGAGAAAGAAGCAAAAGCATATCTTCGGATCAAAAATTTCGTGGCTCCTTTTATAGGTTTGGCCGTGAATATCAGCGCGTACGGAACCGAAAATATAGTAACTAACGGTAAAATCATTCTTACCTGCAATCATAGATCCGATATGGATCCATTTATCCTTTCTTACACTTTTCCAAGATTCATTTCTTGGATCGCTGCGGAATACACTTTTAGAATTCCAATCTTCAGAGACTTAGCAAAGATCGCCGGTGGGATCCCGATGTCTATCGATGGAAATATTTCCTTAGGTTCTATCAAGATGATCCAACAGGTTTTCAAAAAGGGAGAGACTTTAGGAATTTTTCCGGAAGGCCATGACTATATGGTCAAAAACGATTTTAAATCCGGAATGGTAGACTTTCATTCAGGTTTCGCTGCATTCTCCATTCGTAACAAAGTGGATATTCTTCCTTCTGTAATCATACCCGTCGAAGAATCTTACTCTGATATTCCAATACCACCTATCGTTCGCAGTTTTATGGGAATGCCTAAAGAAGTCTGTGATATCAAAAAACGTGCAATCTACAAAAAGGTAAAAGTGATCTACGGAGAAAAAGTAGATCATAGAGAATTTCTTTCCGGGTCCTTAGAGGAGAATATGAAACAACTCTCCGATGTAGTTAGAACTAGAATGATCGCATTGCAAGAAGGTCAGTACGCGGAAGCTTAA
- the dapF gene encoding diaminopimelate epimerase, giving the protein MAKVHFTKMEGIGNDYVYVDATKDDLRLSPEQIQKLSDRNFGIGSDGVIFIRASNKGDFQMDMYNADGSSSEMCGNGIRCVGKFVYDHGLTNKKQPQIETGAGILELDLKVNGSGKVEQVSVDMGKPILVPSLIPVKWENENPILEQPLSFLSGLPGYSSYNLKFSAVSMGNPHCIIYVEDPDKFPVREIGPLIENHTELFPRRVNVEFASLRGKDHLYQRTWERGAGETLACGTGACAVMTASHLNGKTGKDVRIDLRGGTLRVQLLESGHVLMTGPATEVFSGVVEV; this is encoded by the coding sequence TTGGCTAAAGTACATTTTACCAAGATGGAAGGGATCGGAAACGATTATGTATATGTGGATGCAACTAAGGACGATTTACGTCTGAGTCCGGAGCAGATCCAAAAACTTTCCGATCGTAATTTTGGGATCGGAAGTGACGGTGTGATCTTCATCCGTGCATCTAATAAAGGCGATTTCCAAATGGATATGTACAATGCGGATGGCTCTTCTTCCGAAATGTGTGGGAACGGGATCCGATGCGTAGGAAAATTCGTGTACGATCATGGTCTTACGAATAAAAAACAGCCTCAGATAGAAACCGGAGCTGGAATTTTAGAACTCGATCTGAAAGTAAACGGAAGCGGCAAAGTGGAACAGGTTTCCGTAGATATGGGAAAACCGATCTTAGTTCCTTCTTTAATCCCTGTTAAATGGGAAAATGAAAATCCAATTTTGGAACAACCTCTTTCTTTCTTGAGTGGATTGCCGGGTTATTCTTCCTACAACTTGAAATTTAGCGCCGTAAGTATGGGAAACCCACACTGTATTATTTATGTAGAAGATCCGGATAAGTTTCCAGTCCGAGAGATTGGTCCTCTGATCGAAAATCATACTGAATTATTTCCACGAAGAGTGAATGTGGAATTTGCATCCTTAAGAGGAAAAGATCATCTTTACCAAAGGACTTGGGAAAGAGGTGCAGGAGAAACATTGGCCTGCGGAACGGGCGCCTGCGCTGTAATGACTGCTTCTCACCTAAACGGTAAAACAGGCAAAGATGTTCGTATCGATCTAAGAGGCGGAACCTTAAGAGTGCAATTGCTGGAATCCGGCCATGTACTAATGACAGGTCCCGCCACAGAAGTATTCAGTGGAGTCGTGGAAGTTTAA
- a CDS encoding class I SAM-dependent methyltransferase, whose translation MNQTCYLCGSQKNKTLFVENGIQIVRCLNCSHAFSTYEQDEHYEGYWDDETGYDLDWWDVAHRDIYKDFVGKFLSAPKGKILDVGCGLGFFVKTIGTTRPGWEAVGYEISEKAVKFAREKNGLKQVFPGIVQDSGLPKESFDIITLWDVIEHIPKPHSLIQYLFGLLKPGGFLFVQTPNFPVQLFKAKLKVALKGMQEGGHYLEAKDHINDYTEKTLGLLAEQCGFSSVEFSILKPIASVSGVSGPKAKLGVFLKKAFYYGTLMLWYLTFKQVNLNLTLFALLRKK comes from the coding sequence TTGAACCAAACCTGTTATCTTTGCGGAAGCCAGAAAAACAAAACCTTATTCGTCGAAAACGGAATCCAAATAGTGCGCTGTTTGAATTGCAGTCACGCATTCTCCACTTATGAACAAGACGAACATTACGAAGGATACTGGGACGACGAAACCGGTTATGATTTAGACTGGTGGGATGTGGCTCATAGAGACATCTACAAAGACTTCGTAGGCAAATTTCTTTCGGCTCCTAAGGGAAAAATTTTGGACGTTGGTTGTGGACTTGGCTTCTTCGTAAAAACGATCGGAACTACAAGGCCAGGTTGGGAAGCCGTAGGCTACGAGATCTCCGAAAAAGCGGTTAAATTCGCGAGAGAAAAGAACGGCCTCAAACAAGTTTTCCCGGGAATCGTTCAGGACAGCGGACTTCCAAAAGAAAGTTTTGATATCATTACTCTTTGGGACGTGATTGAACATATCCCTAAACCTCATAGCCTAATCCAATATCTATTCGGACTTTTAAAACCAGGTGGATTTTTATTCGTTCAAACTCCTAATTTCCCGGTCCAGTTATTCAAAGCAAAATTGAAAGTCGCATTGAAAGGCATGCAAGAAGGCGGGCATTATCTAGAGGCAAAAGATCATATTAACGATTATACTGAAAAGACCCTAGGGCTTCTAGCAGAACAATGCGGATTCTCTTCTGTGGAATTTTCTATCTTAAAGCCGATCGCTTCCGTATCCGGAGTTTCCGGTCCTAAAGCAAAATTAGGGGTCTTCCTAAAAAAGGCATTCTATTACGGGACCTTAATGCTTTGGTATCTAACATTCAAACAAGTGAACCTAAATCTGACCTTGTTTGCTTTGCTCAGAAAGAAGTAA